GCTGCTCTACAATCATCCTGCTGGCGGCGCCGTGGCCGAGTTGCGTCTGCCGGCTGGCGGCTGACTTCACCGCGACTTCACGCTGGCTTCCGGCCCGCTTCGGCGGCATTTCGCCGCGCTCCCCGACTAATGGTGCATCAGGCGCCCGCTACACGGGGCGCCGGGGAGTATGTATGGATCTCAAAGAACGTCTGCAGTCTTCGATTCTGTTGAAGGTTGCGCTGATTGGCTTTCTGTTGCTTGTGTTGTTGATCCCGATCTTTCGGGTCGAGTCGCTAACTGAAGAACGCGAACAACGCCGCGGCGAGGCCGTTGCTGAAATTGCCTCCAAATGGGGACAGAGCCAGACGCTGGTCGGTCCGGCGCTGGTAGTACCCTACAGCTATCGCAGTACAATCGTCGAAGAAAATCGCGAGGGGCGCAGTGTCGAGCGCGTGGTCACAAACAGAGCCAACGCCGTGTTCCTGCCGGAAGAGCTGAGGTTCAGCGGCGATATCGAGGCCGAGCGACGCTCGCGCGGCATCTTTGAAACGGCGCTCTACCAGACCGATCTGGAAGTCCGCGCCGTCTTTCATGCCGCCGATGTGCAGCGGCTCCACCCTGGCGCCACGCCTGATTGGAGCAAGGCGCGTCTGGTGCTTGGCCTCTCCGATCCAATTGGCGTGCAGGCCATTGCTGCACAATGGAACGGACAGAATCAGTCCGTCGAACCGGCCGGCAGCGACAGCGGATTCAGCGACGCCGGCGTCTACATCAGCGCGCCTGGCATGGAACGCGGCGGCATCTATCAGGCAAAGCTGAAGCTGCGCGGCAGCGCCGAGCTGCTCTTTGCGCCGGCCGGTCGCAACACACAGATTGAACTGCGCTCGCCGTGGCCCGATCCGGCATTCAGCGGGGCCTCGCTGCCCAACGCGCGCGAGGTCAGCGCCCAGGGCTTTAGCGCCAGCTGGCAGTTGGCGCACTTCAGTCGCAACGTGCCGCAGGCATGGGCCGCCGGAGGCGAAGAAAACATTGGCCGACTGCGCAACGCGGCCAGCGGCGTGCGTCTGATCCTG
The DNA window shown above is from Leptospirales bacterium and carries:
- the creD gene encoding cell envelope integrity protein CreD yields the protein MDLKERLQSSILLKVALIGFLLLVLLIPIFRVESLTEEREQRRGEAVAEIASKWGQSQTLVGPALVVPYSYRSTIVEENREGRSVERVVTNRANAVFLPEELRFSGDIEAERRSRGIFETALYQTDLEVRAVFHAADVQRLHPGATPDWSKARLVLGLSDPIGVQAIAAQWNGQNQSVEPAGSDSGFSDAGVYISAPGMERGGIYQAKLKLRGSAELLFAPAGRNTQIELRSPWPDPAFSGASLPNAREVSAQGFSASWQLAHFSRNVPQAWAAGGEENIGRLRNAASGVRLILTADIYQKTLRALKYAFLFIGLTFAAFFLFEIFFQLRIHPFQYLLVGAAMIVFYTLFLALSEQIGFVAAYLLASSGVIGVIAGYCRSILGDWKRAGGIASVLAVLYGYLFVTLQSEDMALLLGALALFGALALVMYATRRIDWYNLRLGAVRAESRHS